A window of Triplophysa dalaica isolate WHDGS20190420 chromosome 7, ASM1584641v1, whole genome shotgun sequence contains these coding sequences:
- the mgrn1b gene encoding E3 ubiquitin-protein ligase MGRN1b isoform X2 has translation MGSILSRRIAGVEDIDIQANSAYRYPPKSGNYFAGHFFMGGEKFDTPHPEGYLFGENMDLNFLGNRPVQFPYVTPAPHEPVKTLRSLVNIRKDSLRLVRYKEDADSPIDEGVKPRALYGVEFTFDSDARVAITVYCQAFEEFSNGMAIYSPKIPVLVSETVYYKRGVSQQFSLPSFKIDFSEWKEEDLNFELDRGVFPLVIQAVVDEGDDCLGHAHVLLAAFERHVDGSFSVKPLKQKQIVDRVSYLLQEIYGIENKNNQETKPPDDENSDNSNECVVCLSDLRDTLILPCRHLCLCNSCADTLRYQANNCPICRLPFRALLQIRAVRRKPGTLSPVSFSPVLAQSMDHEEHSSSDSIPPGFEPISLLEALNGHGAVSPGIPSAPLYDEINFSGSLSGESRQLSSPEHSGDSGGQKSKVSKSPDSTLRSPSSPIQEEDEEKLSEMSDAQAHMLLSSSPAPTEGTAGDDAPDSLSPEDEDGLNLDEEATNDCSSEHSSLTKTESDPPGDLSLQGLSGSSESLSTQSTCCSSQPLLGASSHLHMDDEELDV, from the exons ATGGGCTCGATTTTAAGTCGAAGGATTGCAGGTGTTGAGGATATCGACATCCAGGCTAACTCTGCTTACAGATATCCCCCCAAATCAG GAAATTATTTTGCTGGCCACTTTTTCATGGGGGGAGAGAAGTTTGACACCCCTCATCCAGAGGGATATCTTTTCGGGGAAAACATGGATCTCAACTTTCTTGGCAACCGTCCTGTGCAG TTTCCCTATGTTACTCCAGCCCCACATGAGCCAGTCAAAACATTGAGAAGTCTGGTCAACATCAGAAAAGACTCGTTACGATTAGTCAG ATACAAAGAGGATGCTGATTCTCCTATCGATGAAGGAGTAAAACCGAGGGCCTTGTATGGAGTAGAGTTCACATTTGATTCAGATGCTCGAGTGGCCATAACAGTCTACTGTCAGGCGTTTGAGGAGTTCTCGAATGGCATGGCAAT atACAGCCCTAAAATCCCTGTACTGGTCTCCGAGACTGTATATTACAAAAGAGGAGTTAGCCAGCAGTTTAGTCTGCCATCCTTCAAGATTGATTTCTCTGAGTGGAAGGAAGAAGAC TTGAACTTTGAACTGGACAGAGGCGTCTTTCCTCTGGTGATTCAGGCTGTAGTTGATGAAGGAGACG attGTCTGGGTCATGCGCATGTACTGCTGGCAGCGTTTGAAAGA cACGTTGATGGGAGCTTCTCAGTGAAGCCtttgaaacagaaacaaata GTGGATCGTGTTAGTTACTTATTGCAGGAGATTTATGGGATTGAGAACAAGAACAATCAAGAGACAAAG CCGCCTGATGATGAGAACAGCGACAACAGCAATGAGTGTGTGGTGTGTCTGTCGGATCTACGGGACACCCTGATTTTGCCCTGTaggcacttgtgtctgtgtaaCTCCTGCGCTGACACTCTACGCTACCAGGCCAACAACTGCCCCATCTGTCGCTTAC CGTTTAGAGCCCTTCTTCAGATCCGAGCTGTTAGAAGGAAACCCGGAACACTTTCTCCCGTTTCCTTCAGCCCAGTTCTGGCTCAGAGCATGGACCATGAAGAGCATTCA AGTTCCGACTCTATTCCTCCTGGCTTTGAGCCCATCTCTCTCCTGGAGGCTCTTAATGGGCACGGCGCCGTGTCCCCTGGCATCCCGTCCGCCCCCCTGTACGATGAGATCAACTTCTCTGGGAGTCTGAGTGGAGAAAGCAGACAGCTCAGTTCACCCGAGCACTCTGGAGACAGCGGAGGACAGAAGAGTAAAGTCAGCAAGTCGCCGGATAG CACTCTGCGCTCTCCGTCGTCTCCCATTCAAGAGGAGGATGAAGAGAAACTGTCCGAGATGTCTGACGCACAGGCTCACATGCTGCTCTCCAGTAGCCCCGCCCCCACTGAG GGTACTGCAGGGGATGATGCTCCTGACTCTCTGTCTCCTGAAGACG AGGATGGACTGAATCTAGACGAAGAAGCCACGAATGACTGTAGCAGCGAGCACAGCAGCTTGACCAAAACTGAAAGCGATCCTCCCGGAGATCTGTCCCTCCAGG GATTGTCAGGTTCGTCAGAAAGTCTGAGCACCCAGAGCACCTGCTGCTCCAGTCAGCCGCTTCTGGGGGCTTCAAGTCATTTGCACATGGATGATGAAGAACTGGATGTTTAA
- the mgrn1b gene encoding E3 ubiquitin-protein ligase MGRN1b isoform X1 yields MGSILSRRIAGVEDIDIQANSAYRYPPKSGNYFAGHFFMGGEKFDTPHPEGYLFGENMDLNFLGNRPVQFPYVTPAPHEPVKTLRSLVNIRKDSLRLVRYKEDADSPIDEGVKPRALYGVEFTFDSDARVAITVYCQAFEEFSNGMAIYSPKIPVLVSETVYYKRGVSQQFSLPSFKIDFSEWKEEDLNFELDRGVFPLVIQAVVDEGDDCLGHAHVLLAAFERHVDGSFSVKPLKQKQIVDRVSYLLQEIYGIENKNNQETKPPDDENSDNSNECVVCLSDLRDTLILPCRHLCLCNSCADTLRYQANNCPICRLPFRALLQIRAVRRKPGTLSPVSFSPVLAQSMDHEEHSSSDSIPPGFEPISLLEALNGHGAVSPGIPSAPLYDEINFSGSLSGESRQLSSPEHSGDSGGQKSKVSKSPDSLSSDCSTLRSPSSPIQEEDEEKLSEMSDAQAHMLLSSSPAPTEGTAGDDAPDSLSPEDEDGLNLDEEATNDCSSEHSSLTKTESDPPGDLSLQGLSGSSESLSTQSTCCSSQPLLGASSHLHMDDEELDV; encoded by the exons ATGGGCTCGATTTTAAGTCGAAGGATTGCAGGTGTTGAGGATATCGACATCCAGGCTAACTCTGCTTACAGATATCCCCCCAAATCAG GAAATTATTTTGCTGGCCACTTTTTCATGGGGGGAGAGAAGTTTGACACCCCTCATCCAGAGGGATATCTTTTCGGGGAAAACATGGATCTCAACTTTCTTGGCAACCGTCCTGTGCAG TTTCCCTATGTTACTCCAGCCCCACATGAGCCAGTCAAAACATTGAGAAGTCTGGTCAACATCAGAAAAGACTCGTTACGATTAGTCAG ATACAAAGAGGATGCTGATTCTCCTATCGATGAAGGAGTAAAACCGAGGGCCTTGTATGGAGTAGAGTTCACATTTGATTCAGATGCTCGAGTGGCCATAACAGTCTACTGTCAGGCGTTTGAGGAGTTCTCGAATGGCATGGCAAT atACAGCCCTAAAATCCCTGTACTGGTCTCCGAGACTGTATATTACAAAAGAGGAGTTAGCCAGCAGTTTAGTCTGCCATCCTTCAAGATTGATTTCTCTGAGTGGAAGGAAGAAGAC TTGAACTTTGAACTGGACAGAGGCGTCTTTCCTCTGGTGATTCAGGCTGTAGTTGATGAAGGAGACG attGTCTGGGTCATGCGCATGTACTGCTGGCAGCGTTTGAAAGA cACGTTGATGGGAGCTTCTCAGTGAAGCCtttgaaacagaaacaaata GTGGATCGTGTTAGTTACTTATTGCAGGAGATTTATGGGATTGAGAACAAGAACAATCAAGAGACAAAG CCGCCTGATGATGAGAACAGCGACAACAGCAATGAGTGTGTGGTGTGTCTGTCGGATCTACGGGACACCCTGATTTTGCCCTGTaggcacttgtgtctgtgtaaCTCCTGCGCTGACACTCTACGCTACCAGGCCAACAACTGCCCCATCTGTCGCTTAC CGTTTAGAGCCCTTCTTCAGATCCGAGCTGTTAGAAGGAAACCCGGAACACTTTCTCCCGTTTCCTTCAGCCCAGTTCTGGCTCAGAGCATGGACCATGAAGAGCATTCA AGTTCCGACTCTATTCCTCCTGGCTTTGAGCCCATCTCTCTCCTGGAGGCTCTTAATGGGCACGGCGCCGTGTCCCCTGGCATCCCGTCCGCCCCCCTGTACGATGAGATCAACTTCTCTGGGAGTCTGAGTGGAGAAAGCAGACAGCTCAGTTCACCCGAGCACTCTGGAGACAGCGGAGGACAGAAGAGTAAAGTCAGCAAGTCGCCGGATAG TCTCTCATCTGACTGCAGCACTCTGCGCTCTCCGTCGTCTCCCATTCAAGAGGAGGATGAAGAGAAACTGTCCGAGATGTCTGACGCACAGGCTCACATGCTGCTCTCCAGTAGCCCCGCCCCCACTGAG GGTACTGCAGGGGATGATGCTCCTGACTCTCTGTCTCCTGAAGACG AGGATGGACTGAATCTAGACGAAGAAGCCACGAATGACTGTAGCAGCGAGCACAGCAGCTTGACCAAAACTGAAAGCGATCCTCCCGGAGATCTGTCCCTCCAGG GATTGTCAGGTTCGTCAGAAAGTCTGAGCACCCAGAGCACCTGCTGCTCCAGTCAGCCGCTTCTGGGGGCTTCAAGTCATTTGCACATGGATGATGAAGAACTGGATGTTTAA
- the ubald1b gene encoding UBA-like domain-containing protein 1b, whose translation MDELRHQVMINQFVLTAGCAADQAKQLLQASHWQFETALSTFFQEANIPYSHQMMCTPANTPATPPNFPDALAMFSRLKASESFGNGSPIASMATSPAPHVSWAMSPPATPGHQGRWTPGQLPTQTASPGWPAAVTQQASNEHVSMVMEAER comes from the exons ATGGACGAACTAAGACATCAGGTTATGATAAATCAGTTTGTTCTCACAGCCGGATGTGCGGCAGATCAAGCAAAGCAGCTTTTACAAGCTTCACATTGGCAGTTTGAG ACCGCCCTCAGTACCTTTTTCCAAGAAGCTAATATACCCTACAGCCATCAGATG ATGTGCACGCCAGCAAATACACCGGCGACGCCCCCCAACTTCCCAGACGCACTAGCCATGTTTTCCCGCCTTAAAGCATCCGAGAGCTTTGGCAACGGTAGTCCTATTGCTTCTATGGCTACGTCACCGGCGCCTCACGTCAGCTGGGCTATGAGCCCCCCGGCAACCCCTGGACACCAGGGAAGATGGACTCCGGGTCAGCTTCCAACGCAAACGGCATCGCCGGGGTGGCCAGCAGCAGTAACTCAGCAAGCCTCCAATGAGCATGTCAGCATGGTAATGGAGGCAGAAAGATAA
- the mgrn1b gene encoding E3 ubiquitin-protein ligase MGRN1b isoform X3 produces MGSILSRRIAGVEDIDIQANSAYRYPPKSGNYFAGHFFMGGEKFDTPHPEGYLFGENMDLNFLGNRPVQFPYVTPAPHEPVKTLRSLVNIRKDSLRLVRYKEDADSPIDEGVKPRALYGVEFTFDSDARVAITVYCQAFEEFSNGMAIYSPKIPVLVSETVYYKRGVSQQFSLPSFKIDFSEWKEEDLNFELDRGVFPLVIQAVVDEGDDCLGHAHVLLAAFERHVDGSFSVKPLKQKQIVDRVSYLLQEIYGIENKNNQETKPPDDENSDNSNECVVCLSDLRDTLILPCRHLCLCNSCADTLRYQANNCPICRLPFRALLQIRAVRRKPGTLSPVSFSPVLAQSMDHEEHSSSDSIPPGFEPISLLEALNGHGAVSPGIPSAPLYDEINFSGSLSGESRQLSSPEHSGDSGGQKSKVSKSPDSLSSDCSTLRSPSSPIQEEDEEKLSEMSDAQAHMLLSSSPAPTEGTAGDDAPDSLSPEDEDGLNLDEEATNDCSSEHSSLTKTESDPPGDLSLQALGPDSCSIGLEE; encoded by the exons ATGGGCTCGATTTTAAGTCGAAGGATTGCAGGTGTTGAGGATATCGACATCCAGGCTAACTCTGCTTACAGATATCCCCCCAAATCAG GAAATTATTTTGCTGGCCACTTTTTCATGGGGGGAGAGAAGTTTGACACCCCTCATCCAGAGGGATATCTTTTCGGGGAAAACATGGATCTCAACTTTCTTGGCAACCGTCCTGTGCAG TTTCCCTATGTTACTCCAGCCCCACATGAGCCAGTCAAAACATTGAGAAGTCTGGTCAACATCAGAAAAGACTCGTTACGATTAGTCAG ATACAAAGAGGATGCTGATTCTCCTATCGATGAAGGAGTAAAACCGAGGGCCTTGTATGGAGTAGAGTTCACATTTGATTCAGATGCTCGAGTGGCCATAACAGTCTACTGTCAGGCGTTTGAGGAGTTCTCGAATGGCATGGCAAT atACAGCCCTAAAATCCCTGTACTGGTCTCCGAGACTGTATATTACAAAAGAGGAGTTAGCCAGCAGTTTAGTCTGCCATCCTTCAAGATTGATTTCTCTGAGTGGAAGGAAGAAGAC TTGAACTTTGAACTGGACAGAGGCGTCTTTCCTCTGGTGATTCAGGCTGTAGTTGATGAAGGAGACG attGTCTGGGTCATGCGCATGTACTGCTGGCAGCGTTTGAAAGA cACGTTGATGGGAGCTTCTCAGTGAAGCCtttgaaacagaaacaaata GTGGATCGTGTTAGTTACTTATTGCAGGAGATTTATGGGATTGAGAACAAGAACAATCAAGAGACAAAG CCGCCTGATGATGAGAACAGCGACAACAGCAATGAGTGTGTGGTGTGTCTGTCGGATCTACGGGACACCCTGATTTTGCCCTGTaggcacttgtgtctgtgtaaCTCCTGCGCTGACACTCTACGCTACCAGGCCAACAACTGCCCCATCTGTCGCTTAC CGTTTAGAGCCCTTCTTCAGATCCGAGCTGTTAGAAGGAAACCCGGAACACTTTCTCCCGTTTCCTTCAGCCCAGTTCTGGCTCAGAGCATGGACCATGAAGAGCATTCA AGTTCCGACTCTATTCCTCCTGGCTTTGAGCCCATCTCTCTCCTGGAGGCTCTTAATGGGCACGGCGCCGTGTCCCCTGGCATCCCGTCCGCCCCCCTGTACGATGAGATCAACTTCTCTGGGAGTCTGAGTGGAGAAAGCAGACAGCTCAGTTCACCCGAGCACTCTGGAGACAGCGGAGGACAGAAGAGTAAAGTCAGCAAGTCGCCGGATAG TCTCTCATCTGACTGCAGCACTCTGCGCTCTCCGTCGTCTCCCATTCAAGAGGAGGATGAAGAGAAACTGTCCGAGATGTCTGACGCACAGGCTCACATGCTGCTCTCCAGTAGCCCCGCCCCCACTGAG GGTACTGCAGGGGATGATGCTCCTGACTCTCTGTCTCCTGAAGACG AGGATGGACTGAATCTAGACGAAGAAGCCACGAATGACTGTAGCAGCGAGCACAGCAGCTTGACCAAAACTGAAAGCGATCCTCCCGGAGATCTGTCCCTCCAGG CTCTAGGTCCTGATTCCTGCTCTATTGGTTTGGAAGAGTAA